The following proteins are co-located in the Streptomyces sp. NBC_00435 genome:
- a CDS encoding cold-shock protein, giving the protein MPTGKVKWFNSEKGFGFLSRDDGGDVFVHSSVLPAGVDALKPGQRVEFGVVAGQRGDQALSVIVLDPAPSVAAAQRRKPDELASIVQDLTTLLENVTQQLERGRYPDKAHGSKIAGMLRAVADQMDV; this is encoded by the coding sequence GTGCCTACCGGCAAGGTCAAGTGGTTCAACAGTGAGAAGGGCTTCGGCTTTCTCTCCCGCGACGACGGCGGCGACGTCTTCGTCCACTCGTCGGTGCTCCCGGCCGGGGTGGACGCGCTCAAGCCCGGCCAGCGAGTCGAGTTCGGCGTGGTCGCTGGACAACGCGGTGACCAGGCACTTTCGGTGATCGTCCTGGATCCGGCCCCCTCCGTCGCGGCCGCGCAGCGGCGCAAGCCGGACGAGCTCGCCTCGATCGTGCAGGACCTCACGACCCTCCTGGAGAACGTCACGCAGCAGCTGGAGCGGGGCCGTTACCCCGACAAGGCGCACGGTTCGAAGATCGCCGGGATGCTCCGCGCGGTGGCCGACCAGATGGACGTCTGA